In Candidatus Rokuibacteriota bacterium, the genomic stretch CGGATCAGGAACTGGACGTCGGAGGCGAACTCCTCCTCCCCCTTGCCCTCACCCACCGTGCGCACGATGAACCCGCCGGCCGGAGGCCGGAACCCGCGCACGAGCTGGCGGAGCCGGTCGCGCTCGCGGTCGTCCCTGATCCTGCGGGAGACGCCGATGTGGTGGGCCTGCGGCATGTAGACGAGATACCGCCCGGGGAGCGAGATGAACGAGGTGACGCGGGCGCCCTTGGTCCCGAGCGACTCCTTGGAGACCTGAACCAGGACCTCCTGGCCTTTCCGGAGCAGGTCTTCGATCGGGACCGGAGCCTCCCGCCGCTCCACCTCCTCGACCTCGATCTCCTCTTCCTCGGTCTCGGCGAGCATCAGCCGCTCGTAGTCGCCCAGGTTCGCGGTGTAGTCGCCCGCGTAGAGGAAGGCGTCCTTGCTGAGGGCGATGTCCACGAACGCGGCCTGCATCCCGGGGAGGACGTTGGTCACGATCCCCTTGTAGACGTTCCCCACGATGGAGCGCTGGCGGCTGCGCTCCACGTAGAGGCCGGTCAGGAGGTTCCCCTCCTGGATCGCGATCCGGGTCTCGCTGACCCCGGCGTTGACGACGACTCGCTTCATACCTCGGAGGGGGGCTCCGCCCCCCTTCCGACACCTCCCCCCGAGAGTTGCGCCGGCCGGGTACCCACGGCGCAGCCGTGGGTGGGCGCTCGAAAGGCTCTGAGCCGGTTCGACGAAGACATCGCGAGCTTTGACACAGCGTACCTCATCCCCACCCTCAGGCGAACTGGCGCATACGGACCGAAAGCAGGAGCCCGATCGCTGACAGCGCCACCACCATCGCCGATCCCCCGTAGCTCATCAGCGGGAGCGGGATCCCCACGACGGGGATCAGGCCGACGACCATCCCCAGGTTCATGAGCGTCTGGGCCGCGAGGAGCGCGGTCACGCCGAGGGCGAGGAGCCGGCCCGGCGCGTCGCGCGCGGTAGCCGCGATCTCGAGGCCGCGGAAGAGGAGGCACGCGTAGCAGACGATCAGGACGAAGCAGCCGACGAAGCCCCACGTCTCGGCGAACACGGCGAAGATGAAGTCGGTGTGGCGCTCGGGGAGGAACGCGAGGCGGCTCTGCGTCGCGCCGGCGATTCCTTTGCCCAGGAGCTGGCCCGAGCCGATGGCGATCTTCGACTGGATGATGTTGTACGCGGTCCCGAGCGGGTCGCGCACCGGGTCGAGATAGACCAGGATCCGGTCCCGCTGGTAGTCCTTCAGGACGAGCCAGCCCACTGGCACCCACGCCAGACCGGCGAGCGTCAGCGCGCCGAGCTCGCGGAGCCTGACGCCGGCGCCGGCCAGGAGCGCCAGGAGGACCGGGACCAGGACCACGGCGCTCCCGAGGTCGGGCTGCTTGATGATCAGGAACGTCGGCACGGCCAGGAGCCCGAGGGCGGGCCAGATCATCCCCCGCGCAGGCGGCTGGGCCCAGCGGGAGGCGAGGACCCAGACGAGCGCGAGGATGAAGACCAGCTTGAAGACCTCGGCGGGCTGGAGCGAGACCGGCCCCAGCGGCAGCCACCGGCGCGCTCCCGATACCGTGCGACCCAGAGCGAGGACCGTGACGAGGAGCCCGATGCCGAGGACGTAGAACCCCGGCGCGACGCGCACGAGGCTCCGGTAGTCCCAGCTCGCCACGACCGTGAGGGCGATCAGACCCACCCCGACCCAGGCGAGCTGGCGCCAGACGATCCCGCTGCCGCCGCGCCCGGGCGGGAGGTTCGCGAGCGTCATGAGCCCCACGGCGACCACCAGGAGCGCCGAGGCCAGCAGGAGCCAGTCCACGTTCTGCACGAGCCGGCGGTCGATCCTGAGCATCAGCTGCTCGCTCCCGCCATCGCGACCTTCTCCATGAAGATCCCCTGGAAGATCTTGCGGGCGATCGGCGCCGCCACCCGCCCGCCCATGCCGCCCCGCTCCACGACGAGCGCGACGACGACCTGCGGGTCGCCCGCTGGCGCGTAGGCGGCGAACCAGGCATGATCGGGGCCGCGCCCGGTCTCGCTCCTGGCCGTGGTCTGGGCCGTCCCGGTCTTCCCCGCGATCTCGACGCCGGGAAGCCGCGCCGCGGCGCCGGTGCCGCCTTCGTTCACGACGCCCCAGAGCGCGAAGCGCAGGAACTCCCAGACGACCGGCGCGAGCTCGACGTAGCCGTTCATCTCGTTCGCCTCGGTGTGGAGGAGCCGGCCGTCGGCGCGCTCGACCCGCTGGACCACGCGCGGCTTCCAGAGGA encodes the following:
- the rodA gene encoding rod shape-determining protein RodA; this encodes MLRIDRRLVQNVDWLLLASALLVVAVGLMTLANLPPGRGGSGIVWRQLAWVGVGLIALTVVASWDYRSLVRVAPGFYVLGIGLLVTVLALGRTVSGARRWLPLGPVSLQPAEVFKLVFILALVWVLASRWAQPPARGMIWPALGLLAVPTFLIIKQPDLGSAVVLVPVLLALLAGAGVRLRELGALTLAGLAWVPVGWLVLKDYQRDRILVYLDPVRDPLGTAYNIIQSKIAIGSGQLLGKGIAGATQSRLAFLPERHTDFIFAVFAETWGFVGCFVLIVCYACLLFRGLEIAATARDAPGRLLALGVTALLAAQTLMNLGMVVGLIPVVGIPLPLMSYGGSAMVVALSAIGLLLSVRMRQFA